The genomic segment TTTAGTGTTTGTGCAACTGCTCTTGTAGAATGTTCTTCATATAATGGATTTGCTTCTTTAGAATATAAAGATTCTGCCATTACAGTTTTACCATTAATATCTACAGCCATTGCATCGAAAATAAATTTTCTTGAAGTTGCAAATGCGTAATCTCTAACATTTTCTGCATAAAATTTCCAAGTTTTGGTTTTTTTAGAACGGCTTTTTTCAATTTTTTCTGCTTCATCCTGAGTTCTAATAACTACAGGATTGTCGAATGTTTTTCTTGCTTTTTCAATTCGTTTTAATTCTGTTTTAGAATAAACATCTTTTGGGTTTTGTAAAACACCTGTTGCACCTAACATGTGATCTGCAGGAGTTGTAATATTTACGGTAAAATCTCCAAATTCTAAAGCAAATTCACTTCTTCCCCAAAATTGGTCGTTTTGCCAACCTTCTACATTATCATACACACATAATCTCGGGTAAAATTGTGCAATTACATAGTTGTTGTTTCCATCTTTAGGAAAATGTTCGTAACCAGATCTTCCTCCTTGTGTTCTATGATTATTGATGTTATACCACCATTTAATTTTAAAGTCGAATTTTTCTCCAGAAGTCAATGGTTTTGGTAAATTAATACGCATCATGGTTTGGTTTACAGTGTGCGATAATTTAGATCCGTTTTTATTGGTTACACTTTCAATCTTAAAACCACCATTAAAAGGCTTATTTACATAAGAGCTATTAAACCTTGCTTTTGAAGTTGTACTAGGTAAAGTTGTGGGCTGAATGTCTGGTGTTTTAGAATCTGCAGCTCTCATATTTTGGTCTAATTGTACCCACAAATATGTTAAGGTGTCTTCTGAATTATTATGGTATGTGATGGTTTCATTCCCATAAATTCTTTGATTATCGTCGTCTAAAACGATGTCCATAACATAATCTACCTTTTGCTGTGTGTAACGAACTCCTGGTGCTCCAGAAGCTGTTCTCTGTAAATTTGGAGTGGGTAATAATTCTTTTAATTGTCTAAATTTATTCTGATTTGTATGCCCTTGTTTCGTGCGACTTTCTTGTGCGAAAGAAATACTTGAAATAAACAAACAAGAAAGTATTAGAATACCTAATTTTTTCATAATAAGTGTTTTAGTTATAGTTAGTAGGTTAAAGTTGCTTGTGTTTTTTCTTTTGATAATAATACACTTTTATGCTTATTACCAACTTTAGATTTTATTAGGTTTTGTTGTTCTGGAAAATGGTTGATTAATATTTTATTAGAAATTTCAATTTTAGAAACTTTCTCGATGTTTTCTATTTCTAAATAAAAAAGTACCAAATCGCCTTCGTATTCTTTTCCGATGTAATTAAATTCTTGAAGTTTATCATCGACTTTAAACTTCAGTTTTTCTTTTAAGTATTTTTCGAAATAAACATCGTTATTTTTTAGTTCTTTTTTAGAAGTAAGTCTCAAATCGATATTATAATCTTTATTAAGCGCAGTTTCTATATCGTCCATAAAAACATTAATAATTATTTGTAACGATTTTGCTTCACTTTTATACTTTATCTGCGTTAAACTCAAATAATATTTGTGAGCAGAGAAGGAGAGCAGTGGTATTAATACTAAAACTAAAAGTGTTTTTTTTAAATTCATATTTCTATTTAAGACAATTATTGCGCCAAATTACTCTTTGTTTATTATTTTTAAATACGTTTTACTTTCTTTTTGAAACATTTTAATAATGTCTAATGTTTTTCCTTCTTTATACAGCTTTTCTACACCTAAAGGGTTGCAGTATTCCAAAAAATGAAAATAGTTTTCTACAGGGATTTTTAATTTTTCGAAAAAGAATTTTTCTCCTAATTCCGACATTATTTTATAAGGAAATTCTTTTTTAATAGCCAATTCTCTTCTTAACGCCCAAAGTCTTTCCGAATATTTAAAAGGAATAGAAGCACCTATACCTGCTCCTGCAAAAGCGGCTGTAGGATCTGTATTATTTTGGGGAGGTTTCATTCTTTCGATTTCGTCTACTGGAAAACTTGCCTTAAAATTAATATCAGAAAAATCCATTACTTCTCTTAAAAGAGAATCTTTTTTATTTGTAGGAACACTTTTAGTATCGATACCCAACCTGCCAGATAAATTATTTCTTTTCAATTCGAACTCATCTAAAACAATTGTTTTAAATTTTACTCGAATATTAATTTTTTTTTGATTGATATTTTCTTTGTTAACAATTACCACTTTTGTAACATGTTGTACAGAAGAAACTCTTAAAGAATCGCCTTCTCTTACAAAAATCCTAAACTCTCCATCGTCCGAAGAAAATGTACCTTGGTTGGTTTTTAAGTTGATAATGTTTGCGTTTCTAACTGTACTTAAAGAGTCTGTAACTTTACCATTTACAATAAATCTTCTTTC from the Polaribacter cellanae genome contains:
- a CDS encoding M1 family metallopeptidase codes for the protein MKKLGILILSCLFISSISFAQESRTKQGHTNQNKFRQLKELLPTPNLQRTASGAPGVRYTQQKVDYVMDIVLDDDNQRIYGNETITYHNNSEDTLTYLWVQLDQNMRAADSKTPDIQPTTLPSTTSKARFNSSYVNKPFNGGFKIESVTNKNGSKLSHTVNQTMMRINLPKPLTSGEKFDFKIKWWYNINNHRTQGGRSGYEHFPKDGNNNYVIAQFYPRLCVYDNVEGWQNDQFWGRSEFALEFGDFTVNITTPADHMLGATGVLQNPKDVYSKTELKRIEKARKTFDNPVVIRTQDEAEKIEKSRSKKTKTWKFYAENVRDYAFATSRKFIFDAMAVDINGKTVMAESLYSKEANPLYEEHSTRAVAQTLKTYSRYTFDYPYHKAISVDGQMGMEYPQICFNPGRPNPDGSYSDRTKYRMIKVTIHEVGHNFFPMIVNSDERQWTWMDEGLNSFMEMLAEKDYDPNFPIVRGYPKNIVDYMSGDQSRIAPIMSKGDNVYSFGYNAYGKPATGLWMLRETIMGKELFDHAFKTYAQRWKFKHPTPADFFRSIEDASGVDLDWFWRGWFYTTDVTDIGIKNVKKFYAKDAGANIVNFVEDQSKGLLFSNPNKANSKFFYEITFNKPGGLVMPIIVEFTYEDGTTMKKTYPAQIWRYNDVEVTKAIHSNKQITKIVVDPNLETADVDLSNNSFPKQQKDKFDTFKNKLKN
- a CDS encoding DUF6702 family protein, whose product is MNLKKTLLVLVLIPLLSFSAHKYYLSLTQIKYKSEAKSLQIIINVFMDDIETALNKDYNIDLRLTSKKELKNNDVYFEKYLKEKLKFKVDDKLQEFNYIGKEYEGDLVLFYLEIENIEKVSKIEISNKILINHFPEQQNLIKSKVGNKHKSVLLSKEKTQATLTY
- a CDS encoding carboxypeptidase-like regulatory domain-containing protein, coding for MLKKILFTFLFCLFTIISFSQERRFIVNGKVTDSLSTVRNANIINLKTNQGTFSSDDGEFRIFVREGDSLRVSSVQHVTKVVIVNKENINQKKINIRVKFKTIVLDEFELKRNNLSGRLGIDTKSVPTNKKDSLLREVMDFSDINFKASFPVDEIERMKPPQNNTDPTAAFAGAGIGASIPFKYSERLWALRRELAIKKEFPYKIMSELGEKFFFEKLKIPVENYFHFLEYCNPLGVEKLYKEGKTLDIIKMFQKESKTYLKIINKE